Proteins from a single region of Candidatus Hydrogenedentota bacterium:
- a CDS encoding DUF2200 domain-containing protein has product MAKHRIYTMSFASVYPHYIAKAEKKGRTKAEVDEIIRWLTGYSQAALGAVLERGTDFETFFSEAPGPNPARTLIRGVVCGVRVEAVEEPTMREIRYLDKLIDELAKGKAMEKILRG; this is encoded by the coding sequence ATGGCAAAACACCGCATCTATACCATGAGTTTCGCCAGTGTCTATCCCCATTACATCGCCAAGGCGGAGAAAAAGGGACGCACGAAAGCCGAAGTCGACGAAATCATCCGCTGGTTGACCGGATACAGCCAGGCGGCGTTGGGAGCGGTGCTGGAGCGTGGGACGGATTTTGAGACTTTCTTTTCGGAGGCGCCGGGGCCGAATCCCGCGCGTACGCTGATCAGGGGGGTGGTGTGCGGCGTGCGGGTGGAGGCGGTGGAGGAGCCGACGATGCGGGAGATCCGGTATCTGGACAAGCTGATCGATGAGCTGGCGAAGGGGAAGGCGATGGAGAAGATCTTGCGGGGGTGA